One window of Diabrotica undecimpunctata isolate CICGRU chromosome 8, icDiaUnde3, whole genome shotgun sequence genomic DNA carries:
- the LOC140447672 gene encoding single-pass membrane and coiled-coil domain-containing protein 4 homolog, giving the protein MRNKAGKVKESSKEKKQRKKDFQETQKQVKTIVLPGLIVIAIFIIIYVYMKTRPKNGYID; this is encoded by the coding sequence ATGCGTAACAAAGCTGGAAAAGTGAAAGAATCCTCCAAGGAGAAGAAACAGAGGAAAAAGGATTTTCAAGAAACCCAAAAACAAGTAAAAACCATTGTATTACCAGGACTGATAGTTATCGCTATATTCATTATAATTTATGTTTATATGAAAACAAGACCAAAAAATGGTTACATTGATTGA